From the Entelurus aequoreus isolate RoL-2023_Sb linkage group LG13, RoL_Eaeq_v1.1, whole genome shotgun sequence genome, the window gtacaatgtcttgtacttttgtcttctttcttaatatttctcaaaggacaccaaaatgtcgctatctgcaggcagcttgctagctatgatggcagcaacaatgtaccttagagtgactgaccaacaagagctcaaagtacctaatggcaaaatgtggagagacagacacaataaattgcattaagatgaagagaactgttgctattattaatcttaacatcaaccagaaagtcgctaaatgtcaccagccaggtatggccaaaagtcgcttaattggccacacacagtaacagagaaactaacaaaaaaaagatcataaagataatagttgtacaactgtgtgtacttttgtcttctttctaaatattttcccaaaggacaccaaaatgttgctatctgcaggcgggagcgtgcctatgttccccgggtcctatgttccccgggtcctatgttccccggttgttcctgggtctttgtatgcgaccggggaacttaggaccctttttctaaaaaagggtcctatgttccctgcattgtatctggcgaaattgcgaaattgtgccctgaccaaaaccatccctaaacctaacctgtcacagggcgttgtggagcacttttttttggcgaaattgtgccctgaccaaaactatccctaaacctaacctgtcacagggcgttgtggagcacttttttggcgaaattgtgccctgaccaaaaccatccctaaacctaacctgtcacagggcgtgcggcagcagatagagcaactcaaacgcgaacttccttccttcgacaacttaaacacgtctctgtcatgcgtgtctgcgtgcgtcttacttagtcgcgcattggaagcagcggggaacatagaacccttttctggaaaaagtgttgtacgttccccgcagcggggaacatagaaccctttttttaaaaaagggtccttagttccccggtagaggggaacataggacccgggtaacatagggacggggaacatagggatgacccgctgcaggcagcttgctagctatgatggcagcaacgatgtctgccagacaggagagagtggtcagtgacgatcgaatcgagaaaatgacaaaatgggtcaaagaccaaaaagttattaactgacagcagtgacaaatgtcagactgtaaactttctcgaaagaaaaggacaaaatgggaagatgctgataataacagcaaaatggaaaatataagaatttccaagtaatgctcaactcaagtgtgtgtgtgtgtgtgcgcgcgttaaacttcttgttgaatgatttcaaattatctctgagtctgaactgagggaaaggaaaccaaattttgagcagtctctcacgagttcaaaataccaaatgaggagattctaaaagaacagaccggtttatgaaagacttgatgggggaggggcacagctaagaatacttgagtgagattctgtgatccaaattcgagatagagctttttgataatgataatttgtcagagtaaggttgtgtaatcaaaatttgagaatgagctttgtcaatcaatcaagaatatttgcattaagttctgtgatcaaaattcagaaacaacctttaataattgataaagaatatgtgagtgaggttgtgtgatccatccaatttgagaattagctttgataataatgattgagagcctctggccctctgtggatcatggccgcggggccaattttgcctggccccttggggcctctgtgggtcgtggccgcggggccaagttggcctggccccttggggcctctgaccctctatggatcggggccaagttggcctgacccctcggggcctctggccctctatggatcatggccgcggggccaagttggcctggccccttggggcctctgaccctctatggatcggggccaagttggcctgacccctcggggcctctggccctctatggatcatggccgcggggccaagttggcctgaccccttaggacctcaggccctctgtgggtcgcggccgcggggccaagttgacctggccccttggggcctcttaccctctatggatcgtggccgcggggccaagttgacctggccccttggggcctctggccttctgtggctcgcggccgcggggccaagttggcctggccctttggggcctctggccttctgtgggtcgtggccgcggggccaagttggcctggccccttggggcctctgaccgtctatggatcgtggccgcggggccaagttgacctggccccctggggcctctgaccctctatggatcgtggccgcagggccaagttggcctggccccttggggcctctgaccgtctatggatcatggccgcggggccatgttggcctggccccttggggcctctggccctctgtgggtcgcggccgcggggccaagttgacctggccccttggggcctcttaccctctatggatcatggccgcggggccaagttggcctggccccttggggcttaagattattatttttgcaaaagtagttttgcttgggtcgcggccgcggggccaagttggcctggccccttggggcctctggccccctgggcctgggcccggtaggcccggtcattaatccacctatgagtCTAGTATGCTCTTATAGCAACACTGTGGGTATCACATCATAAACACACGGAGACGAGGCAGAGGAAAGAGTTCAATGTTTTTACTGGAGACATCAAACATCGACTGTTGAATCCTACATGACAACCTCATGACCCCTAGTGTCTTCAGTAGTAATTACAATGACAGTCTAATCTAACAGAGCACTGACAGCTCTAATACACCACATCCTTCTTTTGTCCTCagcattctacagacaatacccaatATGACGATGAGAacagtttttccttttttttaaaaaaatgttcgcaaatgtattaaaaaaattaataaataatgatcATAAGtattgttgcgtcagaccagaCTTCCCTCCCAGGGAAGTGAAGTCActtgtcaatcccaagttctttcaaatGACATACGCAGactaagaaggaccatcaagacagaatagaaatattatcaagttttactgaagcttcaggagatcagcccacaccaatacattcatatcggcttctCGAATTGATCTAACactcaaacggaagagccaacttcttgcacacgaagaaagcccccacctgccCGGAAAGGaacacagcctcattgttctactacagataagacaaaaggaagtattccatctcctacagtgcaagccttcaaggtaacacacatagtttacttgcggacataagaaaaaaaattaaaaaaagagtacaaatggaaaaacactagctgctttaaacatgactatgaatacagaaagaactcttaaacatatatgcattcgcCACAGTATTTATAGCCTTTGCTCAATTCTTCGTTGATGCACGTTTGGCAACAATTAAGGCCTcctgtctttttgaatacgatgccacaagtttgTAACACATACTtatgggcagtttcacccattcctctatgcagcacttctcaagctccatcagattggatgggaagcgttggttttcatcaagAATGTCTTCgtatattgctgcattcatcttagtctagtcagggaggtgaccaagaacccgatggtcactctgtcagagctacaataTTCGTctttggagagaggagaaccttcccttccagaaggacaaccatctctgcagcaatccaccaatcaggcctgtatggtatagtgggcagatggaagccatttcttagtaaaaattttgccaaaatgaacctgaaatatactcagaccatgagaaaacaAAAGCTTCTTGCCTGATAAGACAAAGCCTcagccaggcatcatgtttgaagGAAACCAAGCACcattcatcaccaggccaataccatccctacagtgaaacatggtggtggcagcatcatgctgtggggatgtttttcagcggcaggaaatgCGAGACTACTTAGGATAAAGGGGAAGATGGATGcatcaatgtacagagacatcctgcgtGAAAACCAACGATTTGCATGCAAcctaatggagcttgagaggtgctgcaaagaggaatgggaaaACTGCCCAAACATTGGCGTGCCAAgcatgtggcattgtattcaaatagacttgaggctgtaactgctgcaaaaggtgcatcaacaaaataaTTGAggaaaagctgtgaatacttatgtacattggagtttttagttgtttttattttgaatacatttgcataaagACTTATCACaccgtcattatggggtattgtctgtagaattctgAGGACTAAAACAAATTCATACCATTTGGAgttgtaacaaaacaaaatgtggaaaaagtgaagggcTGTGATTTCCAGATGAACTGTATGTAATGATGTTGTCAGAAGTCAACGTTAACAACgatttgacagtttatttaaagtCCTGCAGCTTCATTTGCTGCTGATGTTCTCACTCATGTTTCTTACACAGGTACTTTTAAGAGAATCTTTCATCACACGCTGCAACTCACACTACCTCGAcaatgtgtgttctcatgtgtaatttcAACTGATATTTGCGTACAAAACCTTgagcacagattgaacaggaaaacgaTGTTTTACCAGTGTGTATTGACATGTGTGCTTTCAAATCCCTATTTTgtataaaacctttaccacagattgaacagataaaacgtttttctccagtgtgtgttctcatgtgtcttttcaaaacACAATTTCGAACAAAACCTTTaacacagattgaacagataaaaggctTTTCACCAGTGTGAGTtgtcatgtgtgttttcaaatgaGAATTTTGTGTAAATCCTTTCGTACAGATTGAACagacaaaaggtttttcaccagtgtgtgttctcatgtgcgctttaaaatcattattttgtgtaaaacctttaccacagattgaacagataaaaagtttttctccagtgtgtgttctcatgtgtgttttcaaatcaAAATTtcgtacaaaacctttaccacagattgaacaggaaaaaggtttgtcaccagtgtgtgttctcatgtgtgttttcaaatcaCCATTTTGTCTAAAACTTTTGCCACACCTTGAACAGGAAAATggtttctcaccagtgtgtattctcatgtgtggttTCAGATTACGGCGGTGATTAAAGGTTTTGCCACAGTGAGAACAttcaaagtgtgtgttgtcagtgtgacatgttgtATCAGCttcagagtcttcatcatcagtgtcagaagATAGTGACGTTGTGtcatcactatctgatagtggagctaagactttgtctgcttgtgatcctccacagtggtcttcatcagcttctgttgtcatgtgttgagttgagctgctgcttggaggctccacctctctcttctcctcactttcacttttgacctcatcatcttcactcttcacaatgaCACCAGTCAATGGCATCTTGGggacatcaacctcctccagtccttcaaCATGCGCTCCATTCTGACTGATAAGGCGAtcctcatcttcctctttaaAGAAGGGGGGCTTTAAttcctcatcttcctctttaatAAG encodes:
- the LOC133663625 gene encoding gastrula zinc finger protein xLCGF3.1-like encodes the protein MEQEKPQSPHIKKEEEESHLTLIKEEDEELKPPFFKEEDEDRLISQNGAHVEGLEEVDVPKMPLTGVIVKSEDDEVKSESEEKREVEPPSSSSTQHMTTEADEDHCGGSQADKVLAPLSDSDDTTSLSSDTDDEDSEADTTCHTDNTHFECSHCGKTFNHRRNLKPHMRIHTGEKPFSCSRCGKSFRQNGDLKTHMRTHTGDKPFSCSICGKGFVRNFDLKTHMRTHTGEKLFICSICGKGFTQNNDFKAHMRTHTGEKPFVCSICTKGFTQNSHLKTHMTTHTGEKPFICSICVKGFVRNCVLKRHMRTHTGEKRFICSICGKGFIQNRDLKAHMSIHTGKTSFSCSICAQGFVRKYQLKLHMRTHIVEVV